TTAAACAGTAATTAGCACATAACAATCCGATACTTATCCCTTTAAAAAGCAAGGAGTAAATCAATTATCCCCAAATTAAAGCTCCAAGAAACGTTAAAAGTTCttattgttgaatttttatGAACTTATATTTATTCCGACTAACCGATTACAGAATTTACAACCGGTTACCATCGTTCCAACCGATTAATCGGTTATTTGGTTAGCTATTGTCATCCCCTTTTTATAGAAACATTATATTTATCTCAATCGAAAAAAGgactttttatgatttttttgttatcttAATGCATATACTTTTCATCCTTTTTGTCATATTTCTGATATTGTTTCTGATATTGTTTTTGTATCGATCCACGGTAATTTGTACAAAACTTATTATCTCGTAATTATgacttattaataatatttattcaaaggTTTAAACTATTATCCAACGATACGCGTTTTATGGAGGAGGCACATCAGATACCGCTAAAACTACAAGAAAAACCAGTGTTGTAATAATTAAGACAATGTTGaatagataaaaaaagaaacagtcCAGGAAAGCAGACACTTCCTTGCACTGAAATGGAAACCCGGCATTTTCCTTGTTTGGAGTCTGGGACCGACGGTTCAACATGCGCTTCAGGGTTTTGCCTTTTCCGTTGACATCTTCCATTTTGACGATGTCCTCGTTGGCAACCTCAATCTCTTTGTCATCTTCTTTGACCTTTGCGGTACGACAGTTAATCCTGAGAAGCACAAGGAAAGTGAATGCCTTGAGCCATCTTGGTACTGCTTTTTGGTCCGTTCTGAGGTACAGATGAAGGTTGAGAGTGGTGATGATAGTGGCCAAGGCAGCCATCAGGAGTACAAAGGAAATGTACATCCCTATTGTAACGGAAATGGCATAATTTTTAGTATAAACAAACAGAAAagtatctatatgtttgtattttcACTTGAAACTTATAACTTATGAAGTtaccaaaattaataaaatgaaatccaatatcatgaattatttgttttatctttCCAAATGAcgtcaaaaaatttatttaaaacaatttgttaattttaaaattttatacaggTACTCCCctattcaaaattgatttttttttcattccattaATCCATTGAATTATCATAGTTCTAATAATTATATTGGAAGAAAGATATATAATTAGTTTTACCCATGATTGGTGTTTGGACTGACGTTGTTGGCATGCTGTTCCCGATAAGGGTCAGCAGCACTGCCTGGGCCAGTAGAACCGTCAGGATGTATGATATCTTCTCCCCGGAGTCCGCCGGCAGGAGGAAAACTAGGTTAGTCAGAAGAGAAACTAAAACCAACGGGTAAATGACGTTGGCAACGTAATATTTCGCCCGACGCTCAAAGATCATCTTGAATTCCAGCTGCGAAAACTTCTCACCATGTTCGGACAAATTCTTCTCATCTACCCGTGAAGAATGCAAGACCCATTCCCCGTTCTCTTTATAATCCTCGGTGTTTACTGTGTCATATGTACTATTTAAAGTCAAAGCTTCTATAGTAAAGGCGAAACTCGTGACCTCCACCGAACACGTCTGGTAGTCGAATGGATAATATGTGATGTTAAAATCACAATGAGTGACGTGACGGCCAGGGGTATCCCAACGAACCTCACCGGTATGGTTCACTTTGAGATATATCTCGTCATGACCTATTGGACTCATTCCTTCGACACTGAAACAAGGTTGATGATTAATTGAAAGAACAATGTGAACAATCAGATTTACAcgtttttaaaagcaatttaaaataatcatttaaaacatatttccgttcctatatttttctttattctgaATTAGCAGATATAGTATAGACATTTACGAGTTATCAATGATGAGTTCTGGGCGCCATATTTCTTCTTGTTTcgtgtaaatatattttattccgCCGTAGACGGACGGATCCCAAGTCAAGCGAGGATCTTCCCAAGACtgccatatttaaaaaaaaatactcaacaatgatatttttgcaaaatgttCCCAAGAAAACGAAAACATATATCTGTCAATATTACCATCATgtatgaatttttattgttttatgtcaaaatgtctccctttttattaataaaaccaATTCTTATGTCATTATTTTAAGCTCGTTATCTTGTCAAGTCGATAAAATTAGTGTATGCTTTCATTGGTGATGCTCGCGGGTATTAAGGTATACCAAGCTTTGCATGAAAAGAACATTACCTGAGAAAGgaggttttgtattttttctacaataatCGCTTTCTTCATAGGCCGCATGAAAGATGGCATTttgatgtatatatttacatttttttagaatattgaATTTTAGAATGATAAATTGTAACTTAACGTAAGTAAATATTATTGATGGACATTAGTACGTTagttagaagaaaaaaaccgcTTTCTTAATATGGAAATTTTAGTccgacatcatcatgattattttgtgcagtcctTACACATGAGACGAGCTCGCTATAGCCAAATAAAAGGAAGCTCTTTATCCCTTTACATTGTTGAGTTATTAAGTAATTGCTTAGCCTCAAAGGTTTTCTTATGAGATTCCAAGCAATTTGATGTATTATTTGCTGTGCCGTTGTGATGTCAAAATTTAACTGAAGTTGTCATTACACAGCAATACTCGCATCAAATGTTTGCCCTCGTAAATATGTAGTTGTTGATCAACAACAATTTTGCTAAGTGATGGTTAGCTAGAAGCTTACTAGTTAAAGTCCGCCTTGACAAACGTCAAGTTTAAAAGTTTCtatcgaataatttttactGAGCATTTTTGGATTAActcaagatattttgaaacagaGCTTTTTATATTTTGAGTGTACTTACAACCGTTAGCCAGCCAGAGGATGACATTATCTGCTTTTTGACGTCCTTCAAGttgtaaatagaaaaaaaaatatatcaacatgCTATGAGCAATGAGTGACCCTTACATAATAAAACCCActgaacatattttaaaaagctcacaattcaattttgttattattcTTCTTGCGAGTGATATAATGTATAATGCATATTGTGCCCACAGACCACTCTACAATGACTGCGGTACTTCTCCAAAACAGGGTGAATCGATCTACTTTGCAGaagttttaattcataaatacttaaaatgacgtaaattGAATCAACGTTACGGCATACCGATATTCCATTGAACATTGCTCTGCAAAGGAGCAGAACTGTCGTACTACATAAACAGTGTAGCGGTCTGTTGTTTTAAAGGCCGCGGTTTTTAACCGGGTGGTTTACCTCAGGTACGTTCAGGTGTCTATATCGATAAAGGTGTGAAGCCCCGAGGGAAACACACTCGCTTGTGTGTACATGTCTATATACACGGGGTGTAAAAATGCTCTCAACCGAGCTTTTTTCCATGATCCATGAGAAAAAtatcgtatatatatatatatatatatatttgtacttGGAAAAGCAAATTGTCGATCGTTGAGATGAATATAAAAGCATGAAATAACCGCGTGCGACATGGCCAAAATCTTTcgtttgtttaaaatgtttctgACGGGATCTAGTGAGAGTTTATCGTAATGTGTTTTTGTAATATGTTATCATCGTTCCGTACTCAAATACTAATGCAACATTTTTCACAATAAACGTTTGTATTACTTCTCCCATCAGCTGCTAAAGTGAACGATTCTACCTGCTCCGCATATTACAGAGTTGTCTGTACTTGTTTCTTTTCAAGTTTCAGCTCGTGAAAATTCTCAAAGAAATATGATAACTAAATTTATAAATCGTGGACgcaatatttgatttgatttaattCTGTATTCTTAATTATTCACAAACGtcttttaaactttcaaatttaattaaatttaatcgATGTCAACAGTAGTTTcattttgattataaagacatggCGTTTTATCGCACGGTACCCATAAAAAGGCAAAAGTTAATTGCACGATCGTCGTGAGCGCTAGACATGGTATACACAGGACGAGTAAACGAttgtcaatcattttttttacatccaaTCTGGGGTCTCAATTCAGTTGATTGACAGGAGCACACTGACCAGGAAATTTGAAGGCGGTGCTTATTTACTCGGTCTATacggtggaataacacatctggaaaaagtcactcaaattaacagcaaatcaatattttatgacagatataataataaataaaatgtacatatatcaaataaGCGAAACACTTGCACTTTTGGGATAAAACATGAATatctaaacaagaggcccaatgggccacatcgctcacctgagcaacactggtttta
The nucleotide sequence above comes from Magallana gigas chromosome 2, xbMagGiga1.1, whole genome shotgun sequence. Encoded proteins:
- the LOC117681617 gene encoding neuronal acetylcholine receptor subunit alpha-3-like, translating into MKHTFCSVIAFFTMKYLILMLALCLTIQASMGEFTTTHANNIHTAIFGTSYNKFVRPSATTYVGIELNLLSVNEMDVKKQIMSSSGWLTVSWEDPRLTWDPSVYGGIKYIYTKQEEIWRPELIIDNSVEGMSPIGHDEIYLKVNHTGEVRWDTPGRHVTHCDFNITYYPFDYQTCSVEVTSFAFTIEALTLNSTYDTVNTEDYKENGEWVLHSSRVDEKNLSEHGEKFSQLEFKMIFERRAKYYVANVIYPLVLVSLLTNLVFLLPADSGEKISYILTVLLAQAVLLTLIGNSMPTTSVQTPIMGMYISFVLLMAALATIITTLNLHLYLRTDQKAVPRWLKAFTFLVLLRINCRTAKVKEDDKEIEVANEDIVKMEDVNGKGKTLKRMLNRRSQTPNKENAGFPFQCKEVSAFLDCFFFYLFNIVLIITTLVFLVVLAVSDVPPP